Proteins encoded by one window of Arachis ipaensis cultivar K30076 chromosome B04, Araip1.1, whole genome shotgun sequence:
- the LOC107636638 gene encoding uncharacterized protein LOC107636638 — protein sequence MVLKAKAVNMLNCEISFEEYRKVSRCKTAKKFWDKLQVTHEGTAQVKETRIDMLSKEYEMFSMKEGESIDDMFERFSIIINSLDAMGITHSEQMLVRKVLRSLTRE from the coding sequence ATGGTCCTCAAGGCCAAGGCTGTCAACATGCTAAACTGTGAAATCAGCTTTGAGGAATACCGAAAAGTTTCAAGATGTAAAACAGCAAAAAAATTCTGGGATAAGCTCCAAGTCACACATGAAGGCACCGCACAAGTAAAAGAAACCAGAATTGACATGCTGAGTAAAGAGTATGAGATGTTCtctatgaaggaaggagaatcaattGATGACATGTTCGAGAGATTCTCTATCATCATTAATAGTTTGGATGCTATGGGGATTACTCATTCCGAACAGATGCTAGTGAGGAAAGTCTTGAGAAGCTTGacaagagagtga